A section of the Humulus lupulus chromosome 2, drHumLupu1.1, whole genome shotgun sequence genome encodes:
- the LOC133818836 gene encoding serine carboxypeptidase-like 34, whose amino-acid sequence MGMNYYLLFLVHFLVSLSLSLLVGGSGSGNSEYHYKLREKIKAEQEADRVVGLPGQPPVSFNHYAGYVTVNQTHGRALFYWFFEAINQSQHKPLLLWLNGGPGCSSIGFGAAEELGPFFPQKGSKPKLKLNPYTWNNAANLLFLESPVGVGFSYTNTSSDIDKLGDTITAKDSYNFLVNWFKRFPQFQSHKLYIAGESYAGHYVPQLSEVIFDQNKRVAERNYINLKGFMVGNGLMDDETDQKGMIEYAWNHAVISDRLYDGIKKKCNFSDPDSQDDDNNKCSILLNKYFDVYKIIDMYSLYSPKCVVNNTTTTNQFPVFQRFRTNHLFSESRGWHKRPAGYDPCASDYSEAYFNRPDVQAALHANITKIPYPWTHCSDKIQFWKDAPTSVLPIIKKLIAGGLRIWVYSGDTDGRIPVTSTRYTLTKLGLQITQDWTPWYNSKQVGGWTVEYKGLDFVTIRGAGHEVPQFAPRQSLMLIEHFLTNTKLPAKPF is encoded by the exons ATGGGTATGAATTATTATCTTCTTTTCCTTGTTCATTTTTTGGTGAGTTTGAGCTTGAGCTTGTTAGTTGGTGGgagtggtagtggtaatagtgaATATCATTataaattgagagagaaaatcaAAGCAGAGCAAGAGGCGGACCGAGTGGTGGGATTGCCGGGGCAGCCTCCGGTGAGTTTCAACCACTACGCCGGATATGTAACCGTCAACCAAACTCATGGAAGAGCCTTGTTCTATTGGTTCTTTGAAGCCATAAACCAATCTCAACACAAACCTCTCCTCTTATGGCTTAACGGAG GACCTGGGTGTTCATCCATTGGTTTTGGAGCAGCAGAAGAACTAGGGCCTTTCTTTCCTCAAAAAGGCAGCAAACCTAAGCTAAAGCTCAACCCTTACACATGGAACAATG CTGCCAATTTATTGTTTCTGGAATCTCCTGTTGGAGTTGGATTTTCTTACACCAATACCAGCAGTGACATTGATAAACTTGGCGATACAATTACcg CGAAGGACTCGTACAATTTCCTAGTCAATTGGTTTAAAAGATTTCCTCAATTTCAGTCCCATAAATTGTATATTGCTGGAGAAAGCTATGCAG GACATTATGTTCCCCAGTTGTCCGAGGTCATTTTTGACCAAAACAAGCGCGTGGCAGAGAGAAATTACATAAATCTTAAAGGCTTCATG GTAGGGAATGGTCTAATGGACGACGAAACAGATCAGAAAGGAATGATCGAATATGCATGGAACCACGCAGTGATATCCGATAGGCTATACGATGGGATTAAGAAGAAATGCAATTTCAGTGATCCAGATTCACAAGATGATGATAATAACAAGTGCAGTATTCTATTGAACAAGTATTTTGATGTGTATAAGATCATTGACATGTACAGCTTATACAGTCCCAAATGTGTCGTCAATAACACCACCACTACTAACCAATTCCCTGTTTTCCAACGCTTTCGCACTAACCATTTATTTTCTGAATCT CGTGGGTGGCACAAGAGGCCAGCAGGATACGACCCATGTGCATCGGATTACTCAGAGGCATATTTTAATAGGCCTGATGTCCAAGCTGCATTGCATGCCAATATCACTAAAATTCCCTATCCATGGACTCATTGCag CGATAAGATTCAGTTTTGGAAGGATGCCCCGACTTCGGTACTTCCTATAATTAAAAAGCTTATTGCTGGAGGGCTTCGCATTTGGGTTTACag CGGGGATACTGATGGGAGAATTCCAGTCACATCTACTAGATACACATTGACAAAGCTGGGACTACAAATAACTCAAGATTGGACTCCTTGGTACAACAGTAAACAG GTCGGAGGTTGGACAGTTGAGTACAAGGGGCTAGATTTTGTGACCATAAGAGGAGCTGGTCATGAAGTTCCTCAATTTGCACCAAGGCAGTCCCTTATGCTGATTGAGCACTTCTTGACCAATACGAAATTGCCAGCTAAACCATTTTAA